The Oncorhynchus gorbuscha isolate QuinsamMale2020 ecotype Even-year unplaced genomic scaffold, OgorEven_v1.0 Un_scaffold_141:::fragment_3, whole genome shotgun sequence sequence gacatataaaTACATGCAAATATATGCATATGCACACAAATATACCTAAATATCCACCGACCAGAATACCTGAGCAGCTCTGGAGGGGTAAGAATGTGTCCGTCACACACTGCATCAAACGAGAAGAAACGCCCCTTACACATCACCACCACGTGGGAGGGGCATGGACCCTCGCTCTCTACAACACACAGAAAAAAGATCAatacatacagcaccagtcaaaagtttggacacacctactctttccaaGGTTTtacttctttattttttacaattttctacattgtaggataatagtgaagacatcaaaactatgaaatgacacatgttgtaaccaaaaaagtgataaacaaatcaaactacattttatatttaagattcttcaaagtagccactctttgccttgatgacagcgttgcacactcttggtattctctcaaccagcttcacctggaatgcttttccaacatttaaggagttcccacacatgctgagcactttttggctgctttccttcactctgcagtccaaatgatcccaaaccatctcaattgggttaggtcgggtgattgtggaggccaggtcatctgatgcagcgctccatcactctccttactCAAATAGCACTtatttggggtcattgtcctgatgtGTTGgctcattgtccttttgaaaaacaaatgatagtcaaaccagatgggatggcgtatcgatgcagaatgctgtggtagccatgctggttaagtgtgccttgaaatctaaataaatctcgtgagtgtcaccagcaaagcacccccacacaatcacacctcctcctccatgcttcacgttgggaaccCCACATGCAGAGAACATCTGTTCAccaactctgcatctcacaaagacacagatgttggaacccaaaatctcaaatctggactcatcagaccaaaggacagattttcaccggttTTATGTCCATTGCTCCTGTTTcgttggcccaagcaagtctcttcttattattggtgtcctttagcagtggtttctttgcagcaattcaaccatgaagacctgattcagacagtttcctctgaacagttgatgttgagatgtgtctgttacttgaactctgtgaagcacttatttgggctgcattttctgaggctggtaactctaatgaacttatcctctgcaacagaggtaactctgggtcatcatttcctgtggcggtcctcatgagccagtttcatcatagcgcttgatggtttttgtgactgcacttgaagaaacattcaacgttcttgaaatgttccagattgactgaccttcatgtcttaaagtaatcaatacacacatccaaacacacatagaaaacacacacacataaacacacctaaataaataacagtactacacacaaaaacaaaccaCAAACATCATATTGCATGGCGGTGTCGGGGGGTCACCTACCTGTCTTAAAGTAGTTGATGATGGTATCCTTGGTGACTCCTGGAACTTTACATGTACAGAACAGCATTCTGAACTGGTCCATATCCAACACCACATTACCAGCTTTATGAGGGTCCTGCCTCTCCCTGTCGGGGACCACACAGTCAGAGAGTGTGTACTGAACGTGTGTGTTTAGGGACACTGGCCAACTAAATGCTTggttgcaggttccttctcgacaacgGATCAACAATAAGAAatcaaatataataatataaacataaagtaactggctcagtagaatagaataaatatTTTAAACAACTATAATACAGGAAGACTATAGTTAAATAAAAACACATGTTTTGGGGAAGGGTGGGATTGGAgggcaagtgtttaaattgtgcatTATGTCACAATCGGAAGAGTCTGGTAGCAgtagttgtgatgtgtgtgtaaccttaatataTATACAcggtgtgtacaaaacattaggaacaccttcctaatattgagttgcacacccttttgaacctcagaacagcctcaattcattgaagcatggactctacaaggtgtcgaaagcgttccacagggatgctggccaatgttaACTCCCcgttcaaaaggcacttaaatattttataTAACCTGTCATTCAACTTCTGAatgacacatacaaacacataccatttctcaattatctcaaggtttaaaatccttctttaacctgtctcctccccttcatatacactgattgtagtggatttaacaggtgacatcaataagtgattacagctttcacctggattcacctggtcagtctatgtcatggaagaaccatgttttgtacactcaatgtgaGTATCTTACGTGCGAAGCAGGTCCCAGTACTGTAGAGTGTGCCACATGCTTATGCTGGTCCTCTGTAGCTGTACTCCCTCTGTAGGGGGCCAGCAGTGCTCTAGGTAGGGTGCAGGACCTCCGAAGTTCACATTCAACTGGGAGGGGTAACGCATTTCCAGATAGGCTGCATTCAACCACCACTCCTCCAACTAGGGGAAACACACACAATATAACATGAAACACTGAAGGGAGACACCATAATGACTGCAGTATTTAAAACACTCAAAGATTCCCTTTTGTAGTTGCTCAGGGTCGAGTATGGTGTGTGATCAGTTCCCACAGGTTCTAGTTGTGcagtgtgttgagtgtgtgtacCCAGTTCctgcggtggtaggcagcagcaggctcgtaagcattgattcaaacagcactttcctgcgtttgccagcagctcttcgctgtgcttcaagcattgcactgtttatgacctcaagcctatcaactctcgAGATTAGgatggcaatactaaagtacctattagaacatccaaatagtcaaaggtatatgaaatacaaatggtatagagagaaaagtCCTACAAAAACTACAACCTAATTAAttttgggggcggcagggtagcctagtggttagagcgttggactagcaaccggaaggttgcatgttcaaatccctgagaagataaggtacaaatctgtcgttctgcccctgaacaggcagttaacccactgttcctaggccatcattgaaaataagaatttcttcttaactgacttgcctagtaaaataaaggtaaaagaaaatataaactgggaatattgaagactcatgttaaaaggaaccaccagctttcatatgttctcatgttctgagcaaggaacgttagcttttttatattgcactttttctttcttctccaacactttctttttgcattatttaaactaaattaaacatgtttcattatttatttgagagtaaatagattttattgatgtattatattaagttaaagtaaaagtgttcattcagtattgttgtaattgtcattattacaaaaaatcggccgattaatcggtatctgctttttttggtcctccaataatcagtatcgggggcggcagcgtagcctagtggttagagcgttggactagtaaccggaaggttgcgagttcaaacccccgagctgacaaggtacaaatctgttgttctgcccctgaacaggcagttaacccactgttcccaggccgtcattgaaaataagaatatgttcttaactgacttgcctggttaaataaaggtaaaattaaattaaaattggtattgaaaaatcataatcggtcgacctctagttgagtGTGTGTACCCAGTTCCTGCGTGTCCTGGCTCTCTGCAGTAGTTTTTGGTGCAGGTCTTTGCCGATGCCCTCTCCAAACCTCTTCACTACGGCTGCAGTCACCTGGTACTCCTCCTCTGTAGCAAATGGCCGCACTGGAAAATACACACAGACATTTCAGTAACTAGACACATTTTCATCCAGGGTCCATGCTAACGGCGCTTCTCTGTCTCACATGCAGCTGGCATCTCACCTGCATCCAGGTACTTGGCGAGGCTCCCCTCTAGAGACGGtacagggagaggaggcaggCTATGCTGGTACTGGAACGTCTGCTCAGTGGGGAACTCTGACACCTGGTTGGTCATGTCACCTAAAGCACCAAAACACCTGGTTAGCCATGTTGTCACCTACAATACCAAAACACCTGGTTAGCCATTTTGTCCCCTACAATTCCAAAACACCTGGTTAGCCATTGACGTACTGTCCCCTACAATACCAAAACACCTGGTTAGCCATTGACGTACTGTCCCCTACAATACCAAAACACCTGGTTAGCCATTTTGTCCCCTACAATACCAAAACACCTGGTTAGCCATTTTGTCCCCTACAATACCAAAACACCTGGTTAGCCATTGACGTACTGTCCCCTAGCCTGGTAGACACTACGAATCCAAGTGTGGACTGGACAAGCCTCCACTCTTGTCTCACTTTTAGATTAAAATAAAATCGAAACAGTTTCTTTACAAGTCAGTATGTTGAATAAACTTCATTTGAACCTACACTGCCGATCATCCATCAGCTGGTTGAAATGAAATAATTTAAAGTATTATTAAACCGAATTCAAAACGCGGGTCTATGTGTGGTTATCACAATTTGTTTTCTCATCAACACGTGCACAAGACAGAAGGAAGTACATGCACGCGATGCATGCatttgtaacagtataattttaaaccgtcccctcgcccatacccgggcgcgaaccagggaccttctgcacacaacgacaacagtcaccctcgaagcatcgttacccatcgctccacaaaagccgcagcccttgcagagcaaggggaaacactacttcaaggtctcagagcaagtgacgtaaccgattgaaacgctatttagcgcacaccgctaactaagctagccgtttcacatccgttacactcacctcccttttgaccttcctccttttttttccccgcagcaaccagtaatccgggtcacggcaccaatgtaacagtataattttaaaccgtcccctcgcccatacccgggcgtgaaccagggaccttctgcacacaacgacaacagtcaccctcgaagcatcgttacccatcgctccacaaaagccgcggcccttgcagagcaaggggaaacactacttcaaggtctcagagcaagtgacgtaaccgattgaaacgctatttagcgcacaccgctaactaagctagccgtttcacatccgttacacattctttttttattttacccatttttctccccaatgtcgaggtattcaattgtttttagtagttactatcttgtctcatcgctacaactcccgtatgggctcgggagagacgaaggttgaaagtaaTGCGTCCTcagatacacaacccaaccaagtcgcactgcttcttaacacagcgcgcatccaacccggaagccaggcgcaccaatgtgtcggaggaaacaccgtgcacctggcaaccttggttagtgcgcactgcgcccggcccgccacaggagtcgctggtgcgcgatgagtcaaagatatccctaccggccaagccctccctaacctggatgacgctgggccaattgtgcgtcgccccatggtcgcgacagagcctgggcgcgaacaaAGAGTCTCTCgtggcccttaaccactgcgccacccgggaggccctcgaTGCATGCATTCTgcaagtgctgtgcttgttgaatgtctgtccctataagcatgctgaaagtctgttggcAATTTGTTTCCTGTAAAATAGccttgtatctggtcaaacaatgTAAGAAAGCTATATATCTTGTTTGTTATTGCTAAATGAATGTAATTATCTTAGTACTGATGCCATTGTATTCATGTTTATTATTTCCAGATCACATCTTGTTTGGATAAATGGACAATTAATTGGATAATACCAGCTGAGTGACATGGAACAGAACTACAAACATTGTTAATCTCCAATCAACATTAAAGAACCCTAAACTGAGGAACTGTCTTTCTCACCGTTTCTCTAATAAGAGTACAATCTCCATAACACTAACCTACTCAATCAATGTATACATTTCAGAGGCATCAACCTCTAATTCAAAAGAtgttttccaaaagtttactatgggttggtaacaggctgattggtcagctatttgagccagtaaagggggctttagtattcttgggtagcagaatgacttttACTTCCCTCCAGgcttgagggcacacactttctagtaggattacattgaagatatggcaaataggagtggcaataccGTCCACTATtttcctcagtcattttccatccaaattgtcagaccccggtggcatGTCATTGTTGACAGACAACAATCATTTGttcctcttccacactcactttgcggaattcaaaatgacaatgcttgtcttttatttggtcagttatacttggatgtgtagtgtctgttgttggcatgtcatgcctaagtttgctaatatTGCCAAAAaccattaaagtagttggcaatatcatgGGTTcacctgattcaatgaatgatggagctgagtttgcatTTTTATAGAACAATCTTAAAATAATTTCATTTGGTTTAGATACAATCATCATGAAACCAATAAAATTCATGCCTTGGTGAAATTCCAGTTTTTTATCTAAAGTTAACTTCCTTACTTGGTCAGATTATAAATGTTGTTTATGATTTCTTAGAAACAAGGGTGGCTCGACCTACCCCTTTGGATCAATGTACCACAATCTCCCCTACTACAGTACAGTCATTATCTACAAAGATAGTTGTAGAATTTGTAGCTGGGCAATTCCATTGCAGCGGGAATTACTCTGAGACTTCACTTTAAAAtttatgccaaacaaaaaccattgatttcaaagtttaacataCTCCGATTTGGTTGTATGATATCAGAGTAATTCCACATAAACATGTACTTGTCCAGATAGCTAGACTTGCGGGGCCAGAAGCAACTTTTATTATTGGAGATCAAATTCCATATTTGCCGAGGCGGCGCAGCCTTGTACCAATCGCATTAATACGCACTTTTACAGCACAATTGATTAGATATACATTCTGGCTACATAACCATATGATCAAACATAGTTAACTAGCAAGTCAGTTCTACTTACTGCAGAAACAAGTGCACTAGCTTGCTATAAAATAGTTGGCCCCTGAGGCAGTTGCATTGTTTTCACGGCTCGAATGTAGGTCCGTTTCAGTTTTCAATCTGATCGAAGCAGTTTAATCCCACAAAAACTTTAGTACTTTGCGATATTCTGCAAATTCCGATATGTGAAAAGTTGGTTTCGTTCGTCCATTCAAAATAAAAATGATGTTGCAGCTATTttttagactagactagaggaagGCGCTTGCGGTAGTTTGTGTTGTTGCTCCGCTCGTGGTGTATGCAGCGCTTCTCATCACCTTTCACCCAGTAAGAGGTCAAGGCTAGAAAGgctacagcttttgtcaaattaacgcCAAACGTGTGTTTATTTGGGCATTTTAGCTAACTCTGACCTTTTTCCTAATATTAaactaattatcctaacctgctacgaaaagtcaaaTCGGACAAAATCTTTAACCCATCTAGTCAACCCGTTTTACTGACTGCCAACACCCGGAAGAGAGAAGTGGTGATATTATTACACGTGACTTGGCTTTTCATTCGTCATGGATATCTATTGTGAGACAACTAAAACACACTACTCTTAAAATAGTTGTTTGATCTTTACACGAGGCCAGATGTGCATGCATTCTTGTGCGGTTGCACTTTTAGATGGTGCATTGTCAGCATTAGATCCTGGTGCATTTCCTGCCATTACAGTGTATATGAAATATCACAAACTGTGAACAGTGATGATCATGGCACCATACAGATTAGAAACAGCATCACTTTAAGGCTACGTCACACATTTAATGCGCAATGGGTCGTACCATAACTGTGTATTagtaaaaacaaaataaaaaaagtattttctttcaaaacacACACTGCCATTCAAAAATTTGGGGTCACTTCGAAAtgtacttgtttttgaaagaaaagcaatttttttgtccattaaaataacattaaattgatcagaaatagagtAGAAATTGTTATtgatgtaaatgactattgtagctggaaacagcaaaACATTTTAATGGGATATCTACATAttcatacagaggcccattatcagcaaccatcactcctgtgttccaatggcacgttgtgttcactaatccaagtttataatttgaaaatatcttcagtttcttggcaatttctcacatggaatagccttcatttctcagaacaagaataaactgacTAGTTTCAGAATAAAGgtttttgtttctggacattttgagcctgtaatcgaacccggagtcgcctcttcactgttgacattgagactggtgttttgcgggtactatttaatgaagctgtcagttaagtacttgtgaggcgtctgtctCTCAAGCTAGACACTAATGTAAATgtgctcttgctcagttgtgcaccggggccttccACAATTTCTAGCGTTGAAAGATTCCAAGAGCatagtggtctccatcattgggaaataGAAAACATttggaactacccagactctgcctagagctggctgtCCAACCAAACTAAGCAACTGGGCAAGAAcgacagggaggtgaccaaaaacagCACTACATAATGAccactgacagaactacagagttcgtGGGTTGAGATGGGAGAGCCTGCCAGAAGGACAAGAGTCTccacagcacttcaccaatctgggttTTATGAGAGTAGCCAGATTGAagcctggagtttgcaaaaag is a genomic window containing:
- the LOC124017065 gene encoding peroxisomal carnitine O-octanoyltransferase-like isoform X8, producing MTNQVSEFPTEQTFQYQHSLPPLPVPSLEGSLAKYLDAVRPFATEEEYQVTAAVVKRFGEGIGKDLHQKLLQRARTRRNWVHTLN